The following proteins are co-located in the Bradyrhizobium sp. AZCC 2176 genome:
- the glnA gene encoding type I glutamate--ammonia ligase, translating to MKTAKDVLKSIKDNDVKYVDLRFTDPRGKWQHVTFDVSMIEEDTFAEGQMFDGSSIAGWKAINESDMCLMPDPVTATIDPFFAETTMVIVCDVLEPTTGEPYNRDPRGIAKKAEAMVKSSGVGDTVFFGPEAEFFVFDDVRYQTTPYNTGFKLDSSELPINSDTEYEGGNLGHRIRTKAGYFPVPPQDSVQDMRSEMLGAMAKMGVKVEKHHHEVASAQHELGMKFDTMTLMADQMQIYKYCIHQVAHIYGKTATFMPKPVYGDNGSGMHCHQSIWKDGKPVFAGNKYADLSEICLHYIGGIIKHAKAINAFTNPSTNSYKRLVPGYEAPVLLAYSARNRSASCRIPYTANPKAKRVEVRFPDPMANPYLGFAAMLMAGLDGIKNKIDPGPAMDKDLYDLPKEELKQIPTVCGSLREALENLDKDRAFLKNGGVFDDDFIDSFIELKMTEVERFEMTPHPVEFEMYYSQ from the coding sequence ATGAAGACCGCCAAAGACGTCCTGAAATCGATCAAGGACAACGACGTAAAATACGTCGACCTGCGCTTCACCGATCCGCGCGGCAAGTGGCAGCACGTGACCTTCGACGTCAGCATGATCGAAGAAGATACCTTTGCTGAAGGCCAGATGTTCGACGGTTCCTCGATCGCCGGCTGGAAGGCGATCAATGAATCCGACATGTGCCTGATGCCCGACCCCGTGACCGCGACGATCGACCCGTTCTTCGCCGAGACCACCATGGTCATCGTCTGCGACGTGCTGGAACCGACCACCGGCGAGCCCTACAACCGCGACCCCCGCGGCATCGCCAAGAAGGCCGAGGCGATGGTGAAATCGTCTGGTGTCGGCGACACCGTGTTCTTCGGCCCCGAGGCCGAGTTCTTCGTGTTCGACGACGTGCGCTACCAGACCACGCCCTACAACACCGGCTTCAAGCTCGACTCCTCGGAACTGCCGATCAATTCGGACACCGAATATGAAGGCGGCAACCTCGGTCACCGCATCCGCACCAAGGCCGGCTACTTCCCCGTGCCGCCGCAGGACTCGGTGCAGGACATGCGCTCGGAAATGCTCGGCGCGATGGCCAAGATGGGCGTCAAGGTCGAAAAGCATCACCACGAGGTCGCTTCCGCCCAGCACGAGCTCGGCATGAAGTTCGACACCATGACGCTGATGGCCGACCAGATGCAGATCTACAAATACTGCATCCACCAGGTCGCCCACATCTACGGCAAGACCGCCACCTTCATGCCGAAGCCGGTCTATGGCGACAACGGCTCGGGCATGCACTGCCACCAGTCGATCTGGAAGGACGGCAAGCCGGTGTTCGCCGGCAACAAATACGCCGACCTCTCCGAGATCTGCCTGCACTACATTGGCGGCATCATCAAGCACGCGAAAGCGATCAACGCCTTCACCAACCCGTCGACCAATTCCTACAAGCGCCTGGTCCCGGGCTATGAAGCCCCCGTGCTGCTCGCCTACTCCGCGCGCAACCGCTCGGCCTCCTGCCGCATTCCCTACACGGCAAACCCGAAGGCCAAGCGCGTCGAAGTCCGCTTCCCCGACCCGATGGCCAACCCCTATCTCGGCTTCGCCGCGATGCTGATGGCCGGCCTTGACGGCATCAAGAACAAGATCGATCCGGGTCCTGCGATGGACAAGGACCTCTACGACCTGCCGAAGGAAGAGCTGAAGCAGATCCCGACGGTGTGCGGCTCACTCCGCGAGGCGCTGGAAAATCTCGACAAGGACCGCGCCTTCCTCA
- a CDS encoding P-II family nitrogen regulator: MKKIEAIIKPFKLDEVKEALQEVGLQGITVTEAKGFGRQKGHAELYRGAEYIVDFLPKVKIEIVISDELVEKAIDAIRRAAQTGRIGDGKIFVSNIEEAIRIRTGESGLDAI, encoded by the coding sequence GTGAAGAAGATTGAAGCCATCATCAAGCCGTTCAAGCTCGACGAGGTGAAAGAGGCGCTTCAGGAGGTCGGACTGCAGGGTATCACGGTCACCGAAGCCAAGGGTTTCGGCCGGCAGAAGGGACACGCCGAACTCTATCGCGGTGCGGAATACATCGTCGACTTCCTGCCCAAGGTGAAAATCGAGATCGTGATTTCGGACGAACTGGTCGAGAAGGCGATCGATGCAATCCGCCGCGCCGCCCAGACCGGGCGCATCGGCGACGGCAAAATCTTCGTCTCCAACATCGAGGAAGCGATCCGGATCAGAACCGGAGAATCCGGGCTGGACGCTATCTAA